CCGCGTCGCGATAAAGCCGACCTCACTTCAGGAAGAACTGGACAGGCGCCACGATCTCGATCGGGTCGCCCGGCACCTCCGGCGGCGGCGGCGGCAAGGGCTGCGCCCGGGTGACCAGGGCCACGGCCTCCTGGTCCAGCGCCTCACGCCGGCTGCCGCGCTCCAGTTTCACCCACAGCACCCGGCCCTGGCGATCCATGGCGAAACGCACGTAGGCGATGCCCTGCTGGCGACGGGTCTGCGCCGCTACCGGGTATTGCTTGAACCGTTCCAGCTGCGCCCGCAGCGCGCCCTGCCAGGTGGGGGCCGCGTCACCCGAGGGTGCGGGCGGCGGGGCGGCGGGCGATGACGACGCGGCTTGGGGGGCGGCAATGTCCTGCGCGATGGCGGCCATGGCCGGGGCCAGCGGCACCTCCGCCGGGGTCGGCGATGGGGCCGCCGGCGGCGGGGCGGCAGGCTTGGGCGCCGGCCGGGGCTTGGGTGCCTCGGCCCTCTTCACCGGCGTCGGCTTGGGCAGGTCCACCGGCTTGCGTTCCAGGGGCTTGGGCGGTTCAGGCCGCGCCGCCGGGGGCTTTTCCGGTGGCGCCGGCGGCAGTTCAATCATCAGGGCTACCGGCGGCGGCGGTGGGGATGGCGCTTGCGCCGTCGTCACCTGCCACAACACCGCCAGCGCCAGGGCGCCCCCATGCAGGGCGGCCATCACCAGGGCGGACGTGCCCCACAGGCGGCCGCCACCGCCGTTCCGTCCGACCGGCCGCAGACGGTTTGGG
The DNA window shown above is from Azospirillaceae bacterium and carries:
- a CDS encoding TonB family protein, with amino-acid sequence MSSARPNRLRPVGRNGGGGRLWGTSALVMAALHGGALALAVLWQVTTAQAPSPPPPPVALMIELPPAPPEKPPAARPEPPKPLERKPVDLPKPTPVKRAEAPKPRPAPKPAAPPPAAPSPTPAEVPLAPAMAAIAQDIAAPQAASSSPAAPPPAPSGDAAPTWQGALRAQLERFKQYPVAAQTRRQQGIAYVRFAMDRQGRVLWVKLERGSRREALDQEAVALVTRAQPLPPPPPEVPGDPIEIVAPVQFFLK